The Benincasa hispida cultivar B227 chromosome 9, ASM972705v1, whole genome shotgun sequence genome has a segment encoding these proteins:
- the LOC120086925 gene encoding signal peptidase complex catalytic subunit SEC11A-like → MGWIGDTVDSIKSIKIRQLLSQAVSLGLIVTSALIIWKALMCITGSESPVVVVLSGSMEPGFKRGDILFLHMSKDPIRTGEIVVFNIDGREIPIVHRVIKVHERQDSGEVDILTKGDNNYGDDRLLYAQGQQWLQRHHIMGRAVGFLPYVGWVTIIMTERPIIKYILVGALGLLVLTSND, encoded by the exons ATGGGTTGGATTGGTGACACCGTTGACTCCATTAAATCCATTAAGATTCGTCAGCTCCTTTCTCAGGCCGTCAGTCTTG GTTTGATTGTTACATCTGCTCTTATAATCTGGAAGGCATTGATGTGTATTACTGGCAGTGAGTCCCCTGTTGTTGTTGTCTTGTCTGGAAGCATGGAACCTGGCTTCAAGAGG GGTGACATTTTGTTCTTGCACATGAGCAAGGATCCTATTCGTACAGGGGagattgttgtttttaatattgat GGCCGTGAAATTCCGATTGTCCATCGTGTAATTAAG gTTCACGAACGTCAAGATAGTGGAGAAGTTGATATACTCACTAAAG GAGATAACAACTATGGTGATGACAGACTCTTGTATGCACAAGGTCAGCAATGGCTTCAACGGCACCACATCATGGGCAGAGCTGTCGG GTTCTTACCATACGTCGGATGGGTGACCATAATCATGACTGAGAGGCCAATTATCAAG TATATTCTCGTCGGTGCATTGGGATTGCTTGTTTTAACTTCCAATGATTGA